From one Flavobacteriales bacterium genomic stretch:
- a CDS encoding choice-of-anchor B family protein, which produces MRTTLFAVAMLTGLGTQAQLNIDFVGQLNYQTLRNSNLSNLWGYTDEFGNEYALMGVCGTNAQNPGGLSVVSLADPTDPQEVFFFPGPPSIWREIKVWGDHAYVTTEAEDGELVIVDLSPLPQSTDLPAIVWDAPTWSTSHSLFIDENGRLYIHGANTGNGGVIMYDLTQDPMNPVQVGQFDNWYCHDSFARGDTLYAAHIYDGFFSIVDVSDPAAPVLLGTKSTPSDFTHNTWLDSSGDYLFTTDERTNAYVGAYDVSDPTDITEVDRLRSDNGSGAIPHNTYWLNGYAVTSYYTFGVTIYDVSDPHNMVEVGNYDTSPLTGDGFNGAWGVYPYFPSGNLIISDMQLGLFVLAPTYVQACWLEGPVTNSLTSAPVANATVQITGTSSEDITGVDGQYATGYHTAGTYSVTATAPGYLPTTINGVTLVNGQVTVQPIELEPLVPFDVTVNVSTLGSGLPVEGATVQITSGTYAYSGATGPDGNCTLQGVFADDYSITAGRWGWHTGCPAPVAMNPGSSSFQVQLEPGYADDFALDLGWTLMGDASSGQWERGAPVATTLGNDPSNPGADVPGDCGANAYVTGLSGGGAGDNDVDGGSTSLTSPLFDAVGAGIAHVRYRRWFVNGGGSGSPNDELTLRLDNGASTVTLETVTESSTGNGSWLPRDFRIDDFLPPTATMRFIASTADESPGHVVEAGLDLFELYFVDDTGIEELERGVMASPNPSAGPVVLRATGFVPAYVQVLDQSGRIVAQQSWMGSGTLEADWGLAPGAYLLIVRDGIGRQARDRLVIER; this is translated from the coding sequence ATGAGAACCACTCTTTTCGCCGTTGCGATGCTCACCGGACTTGGCACCCAAGCCCAGTTGAACATCGATTTCGTAGGCCAACTCAACTACCAGACGCTCCGCAACAGCAACCTCAGCAACCTCTGGGGCTACACGGACGAGTTCGGCAACGAGTACGCGCTCATGGGCGTTTGCGGCACCAATGCACAGAACCCAGGCGGCCTCAGCGTGGTGAGCCTGGCCGACCCTACCGACCCGCAGGAGGTCTTCTTCTTTCCCGGCCCGCCCAGCATCTGGCGCGAGATCAAGGTGTGGGGGGATCACGCCTACGTGACCACCGAAGCCGAAGACGGTGAATTGGTCATCGTTGACCTCAGCCCGCTTCCACAGAGCACCGACCTCCCGGCCATCGTGTGGGACGCGCCCACCTGGAGCACCTCGCATTCGCTCTTCATCGACGAGAACGGCCGCTTGTACATCCATGGGGCCAACACCGGCAACGGCGGCGTGATCATGTACGACCTCACCCAAGACCCGATGAACCCGGTGCAGGTGGGCCAATTCGACAACTGGTACTGCCACGACAGCTTCGCGCGCGGCGACACGCTCTACGCAGCGCACATCTATGACGGGTTCTTCTCCATCGTGGATGTGTCCGACCCTGCGGCTCCCGTGCTGCTGGGCACCAAGAGCACCCCGAGCGATTTCACCCACAACACCTGGCTCGATTCGAGCGGTGATTACCTATTCACCACCGATGAGCGCACCAATGCCTACGTGGGCGCCTACGATGTGAGTGACCCCACGGACATCACCGAAGTGGACCGGCTGCGAAGCGACAACGGGTCCGGCGCCATCCCGCACAACACCTATTGGCTCAATGGCTACGCCGTCACCTCCTATTACACCTTCGGTGTCACCATCTACGATGTGAGCGACCCGCACAACATGGTGGAAGTGGGGAACTACGACACTTCTCCGCTCACCGGCGATGGCTTCAACGGGGCGTGGGGCGTTTACCCCTACTTCCCATCGGGCAATCTGATCATCTCCGACATGCAATTGGGCCTGTTCGTGCTGGCGCCCACCTACGTGCAAGCCTGTTGGCTGGAAGGCCCGGTGACCAACTCGCTGACCTCGGCACCGGTGGCCAACGCAACGGTGCAGATCACGGGGACCTCCTCCGAGGATATCACCGGGGTCGACGGCCAGTACGCCACCGGCTACCACACCGCCGGGACCTATTCGGTGACCGCCACCGCTCCGGGCTATCTCCCGACCACGATCAACGGGGTGACGCTGGTGAACGGGCAGGTGACCGTGCAGCCCATTGAGCTCGAGCCCTTGGTGCCGTTCGATGTCACGGTCAACGTTTCCACATTGGGTAGCGGCCTTCCCGTTGAAGGAGCCACCGTTCAGATCACGAGCGGTACTTATGCGTACAGCGGCGCCACCGGCCCTGATGGCAATTGCACCCTACAAGGGGTCTTCGCCGACGACTATTCCATCACCGCAGGTCGATGGGGGTGGCATACCGGGTGCCCAGCGCCTGTGGCCATGAACCCGGGCAGCAGCAGCTTCCAAGTGCAGCTCGAACCGGGCTATGCCGATGATTTCGCGCTCGATCTGGGCTGGACGTTGATGGGTGATGCCAGCTCCGGCCAATGGGAACGGGGCGCTCCGGTGGCAACGACCCTGGGCAATGATCCGAGCAATCCTGGCGCTGACGTGCCCGGCGACTGCGGCGCGAACGCATACGTGACCGGCCTCAGCGGCGGCGGCGCCGGGGACAACGATGTGGATGGCGGCAGCACATCGCTGACCTCTCCGCTGTTCGATGCCGTCGGTGCAGGCATTGCCCACGTGCGGTATCGCCGGTGGTTCGTCAATGGCGGGGGCAGTGGTAGCCCGAATGATGAGTTGACCTTAAGGCTTGACAACGGTGCAAGCACCGTGACGCTTGAGACGGTGACCGAAAGCAGCACGGGGAACGGCTCTTGGTTGCCCCGCGACTTCCGGATCGACGACTTCCTCCCACCCACCGCGACCATGCGTTTCATCGCTTCAACCGCGGATGAAAGCCCGGGTCATGTGGTGGAAGCCGGCCTCGATCTGTTTGAGTTGTACTTCGTGGATGATACGGGCATCGAAGAACTGGAGCGCGGCGTGATGGCCTCGCCGAACCCCAGCGCTGGCCCTGTTGTGCTGCGCGCCACCGGCTTCGTGCCCGCCTATGTCCAAGTGCTCGATCAGTCCGGCCGCATAGTGGCCCAGCAGTCTTGGATGGGATCCGGGACGCTCGAAGCCGATTGGGGATTGGCGCCCGGAGCGTACCTGCTGATCGTGCGCGATGGCATCGGACGCCAAGCGCGTGATCGGCTCGTGATCGAGCGTTAG
- a CDS encoding universal stress protein: protein MADILCTTDLTPASDAALHHACAMGNRLGARVSVLHVVGKGQRDPEAKSKVEQAIRETLDQAGVGEPRILLPDGDFMEEIAAESRRGHQLLVMGTHGPKGLRQSIFGADILKLVRRSAVPCYVVQAEAPLDKELTRIVMPVASHQDIERLIDIVCVLAKAWAAEVDVFQLVRPGEQPSDELLRNKLHMLERLESDGIRHAEVNEPSTSFSVGFAKATIEYAQRVGAGAIAVMAMASDEFRYIADPEKERILANEARIPVICA, encoded by the coding sequence ATGGCTGATATCCTCTGCACCACCGACCTCACGCCGGCTTCAGATGCGGCGTTGCACCACGCTTGCGCCATGGGAAATCGTTTGGGGGCTCGCGTGAGCGTGCTGCACGTGGTCGGGAAAGGCCAACGCGATCCGGAAGCGAAGTCGAAGGTGGAGCAAGCGATCCGCGAAACTCTCGACCAAGCCGGCGTCGGCGAGCCCAGGATCCTGCTCCCCGATGGCGATTTCATGGAGGAGATCGCCGCAGAGAGCCGCCGCGGCCATCAGCTGCTGGTGATGGGCACCCACGGGCCCAAGGGCTTGCGCCAATCGATCTTCGGTGCGGATATCCTGAAGCTTGTCAGGCGATCGGCCGTGCCATGCTATGTGGTGCAGGCGGAGGCCCCACTCGATAAGGAGCTCACCCGGATCGTGATGCCGGTAGCCAGCCATCAGGATATCGAGCGCTTGATCGACATCGTGTGCGTCCTCGCCAAGGCTTGGGCCGCTGAGGTCGATGTGTTCCAGCTCGTAAGGCCAGGAGAGCAGCCCAGTGATGAGCTGCTGAGGAACAAGCTGCACATGCTTGAGCGCCTCGAGTCTGACGGGATTCGCCACGCTGAGGTCAACGAGCCATCCACCTCGTTCAGCGTGGGCTTCGCCAAGGCAACCATTGAGTACGCCCAGCGCGTCGGCGCCGGCGCGATCGCCGTCATGGCCATGGCCAGCGACGAGTTCCGCTATATCGCGGATCCAGAGAAGGAGCGGATCCTCGCGAATGAGGCCCGGATCCCGGTGATCTGCGCCTGA